Proteins encoded together in one Anopheles darlingi chromosome 3, idAnoDarlMG_H_01, whole genome shotgun sequence window:
- the LOC125955294 gene encoding zinc finger protein 883-like produces MEEFMEKCRLCLEHGEGVMVSRVEELPPVFTFQLDPDCSLPVNVCRQCFSQVEDFYSFSNAVLQNQEKLRALHAQLKTEFIQVEEIKLESPFETDAFGTASSLETEQNKLNIDSDTESRELTSQKSQCDTMIVNTANDLETEEIDQQGDQNSEENYDEPNEEPESEENENDALNKRGLKRTREIKSEAVIKMQQENEMIADYFQLDCEQCPHRADNFVALKKHYRVRHNRSGYVRCCERKLFKRCDLLEHQQVHLNPKQFACDLCGKQYRSKEYLQRHRQQAHDSSAERKFKCTECHRSFLHRFQLNSHLARHVKAPCPQCDKILSSKAALGIHMQKIHSTEGRMICDTCGREFRTKLSFTKHVQQHQGTYVPEQYRCDYCSALLASKVSLKKHILVKHKTTDEEYVCTKCNNGKRYPNKLAFDSHKRKVHVEKKYACDFCGRGFKDAKNLREHRAVHSGEDLYRCEHCTVAFKWKSNMYAHTKKQHPDEWAAAKRKTERIT; encoded by the exons ATGGAAGAGTTTATGGAAAAGTGCCGCTTGTGTCTGGAACACGGTGAAGGCGTAATGGTGTCCCGTGTTGAGGAGCTACCGCCTGTGTTTACCTTCCAG CTGGATCCCGACTGTTCGCTTCCGGTGAACGTATGCCGACAGTGCTTTAGCCAGGTTGAAGATTTCTACAGCTTCTCCAATGCGGTGCTCCAGAACCAGGAGAAGTTACGGGCATTACACGCACAACTGAAAACGGAATTCATTCAAGTGGAAGAGATTAAGCTGGAATCGCCCTTCGAAACGGATGCCTTCGGTACAGCTTCCTCTTTGGAGACAGAACAAAATAAGCTCAACATAGATTCAGATACTGAAAGTCGTGAGTTGACGAGTCAGAAATCACAGTGCGACACGATGATCGTCAATACAGCAAACGATCTGGAGACGGAAGAAATTGATCAACAGGGAGACCAGAATAGCGAAGAAAATTACGATGAACCCAACGAAGAACCGGAATCcgaagagaacgaaaacgaTGCTTTGAACAAAAGGGGTCTCAAAAGAACACGAGAAATCAAGAGTGAGGCTGTAATCAAAATGCAgcaagaaaacgaaatgattGCAGACTATTTTCAGCTGGATTGTGAACAGTGCCCTCACAGAGCGGACAACTTCGTGGCTCTGAAGAAGCACTACCGTGTGCGGCATAATCGTAGCGGATATGTGCGCTGCTGTGAACGCAAACTGTTCAAACGCTGCGATCTGCTCGAGCACCAGCAGGTGCATCTCAATCCGAAGCAGTTCGCGTGCGATCTGTGCGGTAAGCAATACCGCTCGAAGGAGTACTTACAACGGCATCGTCAGCAGGCCCACGATTCCAGCGCGGAACGCAAATTTAAATGTACCGAGTGCCATCGAAGTTTTCTGCATCGGTTTCAGCTCAATTCGCACCTTGCGCGACATGTGAAGGCCCCGTGCCCGCAGTGCGATAAAATACTTTCCAGTAAGGCGGCTCTCGGTATTCACATGCAGAAGATACACAGCACCGAAGGACGCATGATATGCGATACCTGTGGGCGCGAGTTTCGTACGAAGCTGTCGTTCACGAAgcacgtgcagcagcaccagggcaCATACGTGCCGGAACAATATCGCTGTGATTACTGTAGCGCTCTGCTGGCGAGTAAAGTAAGCCTTAAGAAGCACATCCTGGTGAAGCACAAAACGACGGACGAGGAGTACGTCTGCACGAAGTGTAATAACGGAAAACGCTACCCAAACAAGTTGGCCTTCGATAGTCACAAGCGGAAGGTGCACGTCGAGAAGAAATATGCCTGTGATTTCTGTGGCCGCGGGTTTAAGGATGCGAAAAATTTGCGTGAACATCGAGCCGTCCACTCTGGTGAGGATCTGTACCGTTGCGAGCACTGCACGGTTGCCTTCAAATGGAAGTCCAACATGTACGCACACACGAAAAAGCAGCATCCCGACGAATGGGCAGCAGCCAAACGGAAGACGGAACGCATCACGTAG
- the LOC125955298 gene encoding transcription factor grauzone-like produces MSDEHCRLCLERCSSGERTSIEDTSFREIAADVFSFTIETLPTLPELVCSACSDRMSDFHAYAMQVRTNQELLIKQSTSKASMFEMVELETCTAELAVEKKESVDGRNDNHDPSEDPDKTHKSEDDLIRTYYDMRCEICSVELDTFAKLQRHFKNEHSERGYVRCCDKVLTKRSQVLEHIRMHEGSLRCNLCQKSYKCNRTLELHKLIYHAKKEDKPFKCDKCHQAYPRQHLLTAHLQRHVQEQCTVCRKTLSNYQALKVHMAQMHGHDNQQICATCGKLFRTKQAMERHIKEHRGEQSIEKVQCHICSKWFNGKSNVKKHIRYIHVEQGQEFQCDICLHKYPNTRALIYHKQRVHVEEKFGCEYCGKRFKRKIYLKEHIASHTGQPLYSCEACGATFNSNGNLYAHRRTKHLTEQRGRIPSQTELQEQRINEADISKEQ; encoded by the exons ATGAGTGACGAGCATTGCCGATTGTGCTTGGAAAGATGCTCATCTGGGGAGCGCACCTCAATCGAAGATACATCATTCCGAGAAATCGCTGCAGATGTGTTCTCGTTTACG aTCGAAACTCTGCCCACGTTGCCGGAACTGGTATGCAGTGCATGCTCCGATCGTATGAGCGATTTTCACGCGTACGCCATGCAAGTGCGTACCAATCAAGAGCTGCTCATCAAACAGTCCACGAGCAAGGCTTCAATGTTTGAGATGGTTGAATTGGAAACATGCACTGCTGAACTGGccgtggaaaaaaaggaaagtgtAGATGGGCGCAACGATAATCACGATCCTTCCGAGGACCCTGACAAAACCCACAAATCGGAGGATGATCTTATACGCACGTACTATGATATGAGGTGTGAGATCTGTTCGGTTGAGCTCGATACATTCGCCAAACTGCAGCGGCACTTCAAAAATGAACACAGCGAGCGTGGCTATGTGCGGTGTTGCGATAAGGTATTGACAAAACGTTCGCAGGTTCTCGAGCATATCAGAATGCACGAAGGATCGTTACGTTGCAACCTGTGCCAGAAAAGCTACAAATGCAACCGAACACTGGAGCTGCACAAGCTGATCTACCACGCTAAGAAGGAAGACAAGCCATTCAAATGCGACAAGTGCCATCAGGCCTATCCGAGGCAACATCTGCTTACTGCCCACCTGCAGCGGCATGTGCAGGAGCAATGCACGGTCTGCCGGAAGACGCTATCGAACTATCAGGCACTGAAAGTGCATATGGCCCAAATGCATGGGCATGATAACCAGCAGATATGTGCCACCTGCGGAAAACTGTTTCGCACGAAGCAGGCCATGGAGAGGCACATCAAGGAGCATCGTGGGGAGCAAAGTATTGAAAAGGTGCAGTGCCATATCTGCAGCAAGTGGTTCAATGGGAAGAGCAATGTGAAAAAGCACATCCGCTACATCCACGTAGAGCAGGGACAGGAGTTCCAGTGTGACATCTGCCTGCACAAGTATCCCAATACCCGTGCCCTGATTTACCACAAACAGCGGGTGCACGTGGAGGAAAAGTTCGGCTGTGAATACTGTGGAAAGCGATTTAAGCGAAAAATATATCTCAAGGaacacatcgcatcgcacacgGGACAGCCGCTGTATTCGTGTGAGGCTTGTGGGGCTACCTTCAACTCCAACGGTAACCTGTACGCTCACCGGCGTACCAAGCATCTTACGGAACAGAGAGGGCGCATACCGTCACAAACCGAACTGCAAGAGCAAAGAATCAACGAGGCAGACATTAGCAAAGAGCAATAA
- the LOC125955711 gene encoding zinc finger protein 845-like — protein MKLATLFQFNILVDNALPNQVCSVCQSSVNSFYTFHQDVEANQMLLLALQNDKDPIASFLPEPRVEECVVEILAETAHNGDDDDDDENSPSQPVEDEQDVEIYNNDNSLDDEGGDNDDKGFATHIGTIRCEICQKSYKSSRYLALHMAKAHGSEEDRPYKCEVCQLSFPKTYLLKTHQTLHVRKQCHLCNKVLSSQQSLRVHLAQMHSDDNQQICATCGKLFRTKQAMERHIKEHRGEQLVDRMQCEYCKKWFNGKYNLRKHIRFIHNEDGQVFRCDICQHESPNSRALQNHKQRVHVEEKFECTYCGKRFKRQTSLREHMASHTGKPLYSCEVCGITFNSKANRFSHRKNKHPVEWAANKRLKEQRELSKN, from the exons ATGAAACTAGCGACGTTGTTCCAGTTCAAT ATACTCGTCGATAATGCTCTGCCGAATCAAGTTTGCTCCGTATGCCAATCGTCGGTGAACTCGTTCTACACCTTTCACCAGGATGTGGAAGCCAATCAAATGCTACTGCTGGCTCTACAGAACGACAAAGATCCGATTGCCAGCTTCCTTCCCGAACCCAGAGTAGAGGAGTGTGTCGTCGAAATCCTAGCGGAAACAGCACAcaatggtgacgatgatgatgatgacgagaatAGTCCATCACAACCGGTAGAAGACGAACAGGATGTGGAGATCTACAACAATGACAACAGCTTggatgatgaaggtggtgaCAATGATGATAAAGGGTTCGCGA CCCACATTGGGACGATACGGTGCGAAATATGCCAGAAGAGCTACAAATCAAGCCGCTACTTGGCGCTTCACATGGCCAAAGCGCACGGCAGCGAAGAGGATCGGCCATATAAATGCGAAGTGTGTCAGCTTTCCTTTCCAAAGACGTATCTCCTGAAAACGCACCAGACGTTGCACGTCCGAAAACAGTGCCATTTGTGTAATAAGGTGCTGTCGAGCCAACAATCGCTGAGGGTACACTTAGCACAGATGCACAGCGACGATAACCAGCAGATATGTGCCACCTGCGGAAAACTGTTTCGCACGAAGCAGGCCATGGAGAGGCACATCAAGGAGCATCGGGGGGAGCAGCTGGTAGATCGCATGCAATGCGAGTACTGCAAGAAGTGGTTCAACGGGAAGTACAATCTCCGTAAGCATATCCGTTTCATCCACAACGAGGATGGACAGGTGTTCCGGTGCGATATCTGCCAGCACGAAAGCCCCAATAGCCGAGCGCTGCAGAATCACAAACAGCGCGTACACGTGGAGGAGAAGTTCGAGTGTACCTACTGTGGCAAACGGTTCAAACGGCAAACCAGCCTTCGAGAGCACATGGCCTCTCACACCGGTAAACCACTCTATTCCTGCGAAGTCTGTGGCATCACCTTCAACTCGAAAGCCAACCGTTTTAGCCACCGCAAAAATAAGCATCCAGTCGAATGGGCAGCTAACAAGCGGTTAAAGGAACAGAGGGAGTTGAGTAAGAACTAA